The Prevotella melaninogenica ATCC 25845 genome includes a window with the following:
- the atpD gene encoding F0F1 ATP synthase subunit beta translates to MSQINGRISQIIGPVIDVYFDTKGENPEKVLPKIHDALRVKRANGQDLIIEVQQHIGEDTVRCVAMDNTDGLQRNLEVVPTGSPIVMPAGDQIKGRMMNVIGQPIDGMEALSMEGAYPIHREAPKFEDLSTHKEMLQTGIKVIDLLEPYMKGGKIGLFGGAGVGKTVLIMELINNIAKGHNGYSVFAGVGERTREGNDLIRDMLESGVIRYGEKFRKAMDEGKWDLSLVDQEELQKSQATLVYGQMNEPPGARASVALSGLTVAEEFRDHGGKNGEAADIMFFIDNIFRFTQAGSEVSALLGRMPSAVGYQPTLASEMGTMQERITSTKHGSITSVQAVYVPADDLTDPAPATTFTHLDATTELSRKITELGIYPAVDPLGSTSRILDPLIVGKDHYECAQRVKQLLQHYNELQDIIAILGMDELSDEDKLVVNRARRVQRFLSQPFTVAEQFTGVKGVMVPIEETIKGFNAILNGEVDDLPEQAFLNVGTIEDVKEKAKRLLEATK, encoded by the coding sequence ATGTCACAGATTAATGGGCGCATCTCCCAGATTATCGGTCCAGTTATCGATGTCTACTTTGATACCAAGGGAGAGAATCCTGAGAAGGTTCTGCCAAAGATTCATGATGCCCTACGCGTAAAACGTGCGAATGGGCAGGATTTGATTATCGAGGTACAGCAGCATATTGGTGAAGACACCGTGCGCTGTGTGGCTATGGATAATACGGATGGTCTGCAGCGTAACCTTGAGGTTGTGCCAACAGGCAGTCCTATCGTTATGCCAGCTGGTGACCAGATTAAGGGTCGTATGATGAACGTTATCGGTCAGCCTATCGACGGTATGGAGGCACTGAGTATGGAAGGTGCTTATCCTATCCACCGCGAGGCGCCAAAGTTTGAAGACCTCTCTACGCATAAAGAGATGCTTCAGACCGGTATTAAGGTCATCGACTTACTTGAGCCTTACATGAAGGGTGGTAAGATTGGTCTTTTTGGTGGTGCCGGTGTAGGTAAGACGGTACTTATCATGGAGTTGATTAACAACATCGCTAAGGGTCACAATGGTTACTCAGTATTTGCCGGTGTAGGTGAGCGTACACGTGAGGGTAACGACTTGATTCGCGATATGTTGGAGTCAGGTGTTATCCGTTATGGTGAGAAGTTCCGCAAGGCAATGGATGAAGGCAAGTGGGATCTCTCGCTTGTTGATCAGGAAGAATTGCAGAAGTCGCAGGCAACACTTGTCTATGGACAGATGAATGAGCCACCAGGGGCACGTGCATCAGTGGCACTCTCTGGTCTGACCGTTGCTGAGGAGTTCCGTGATCACGGAGGTAAGAATGGTGAGGCAGCAGATATCATGTTCTTCATCGATAATATCTTCCGTTTCACGCAGGCTGGTTCTGAGGTATCAGCGTTGTTGGGTCGTATGCCATCAGCCGTAGGTTATCAGCCTACTTTGGCAAGTGAGATGGGTACGATGCAGGAGCGTATTACTTCTACAAAGCATGGTTCAATTACTTCAGTACAGGCGGTTTACGTGCCTGCTGATGACTTGACCGACCCTGCTCCAGCTACTACCTTTACCCACTTGGATGCAACAACAGAGTTGAGCCGTAAGATTACCGAGCTTGGTATCTATCCTGCGGTAGACCCATTGGGTAGTACCTCACGTATTCTTGACCCACTGATTGTTGGTAAGGACCACTATGAGTGTGCGCAAAGAGTAAAGCAGTTGCTTCAGCACTATAATGAATTGCAGGATATCATTGCCATCTTGGGTATGGACGAGTTGTCAGACGAGGATAAGTTGGTTGTGAACCGCGCTCGTCGTGTACAGCGTTTCCTCTCTCAGCCATTTACTGTTGCTGAGCAGTTCACTGGTGTTAAGGGTGTTATGGTACCAATCGAGGAAACCATCAAGGGCTTCAATGCTATCTTGAATGGTGAGGTTGACGATCTCCCAGAGCAGGCGTTCTTGAACGTTGGTACGATAGAGGA